In Nonomuraea sp. NBC_00507, the following are encoded in one genomic region:
- a CDS encoding BTAD domain-containing putative transcriptional regulator yields MRFGVLGPLMVWDADGAPVTIRGLKVRALLADLLLHEGRPVSADRLVDDLWGDDAPANPSATLQVRVSQLRKALGDRNLVAHRPAGYLLQVEADAVDARRFTELTKQAQAAKDPGTRAALLADALALWRGPAFADFADEEFARAAIARLEEQRLAAVEAHAEARLQLGEHALLAGELADLVARHPLRERLRAVHLKALYRAGRQSEALYSYADLRERLGEELGLDPSPELAELQRAILAQDPDLAPALRHATNLPAPLTELIGRDESLAAVSAQLGTNRLVTLCGSGGVGKTRLAVETAGRLVSAHADGVWLVELASMPRSGEVAELVMAVMEIRDPGGEPLSARDRLARALRNRQVLLVLDNCEHVVEQVADLAEALLRAAPALRILATSREPLALPGEVVWNVPPLEQDSAVRLFAARAAAAQSDFRLDDSTAPAVSLLCKRLDGIPLALELAATRVRALGVDGLVDRLDDRFRLLATGHRGAPPRQKTLTAMIDWSWELLTEQERLVLRRLAVHADGCILEAAEAVCPGDGVAADDVLDLLARLVDRSLVARAGNRFRLLESVAAYCVERMREAGDLNEVRHRHHAYYTDLAERAAPHLYGPNQRQWLGLLDAEAANLRAVVDGAHPDLTLRLANALTWYWYLRGRLTEASRSLETALTAAGGGVRSVAMAWLMGISVLKGGGAEWVARREQAAEVFAGELGERARAAWFLALALVNLGEMEAAEDLLDRALEALRAAGDRWGEAAALSTRAQFAHVRGDLTTLERAATRSAELFTELGDRWGQLQASGWLGGLAELTGDNDRAARLHGEGVHMAEELGLWPEVSGQLAWLGWTHVQLGDYAKAWKLCERALRLATEQDYAGGEILAEIGLGYAARRQGELDLAEEHLGNLVRRAKSGGGAEPLYLSMVLVELGFTAEERGDAEAARALHLEAYSAARKLDAPHSAISATVGLAGAVALAGAHAHAARLLGAAAASREATALPQSPAERADADRIAATCRQILGEEIFTTEYTAGRHQTLDETIT; encoded by the coding sequence ATGCGGTTTGGGGTGCTTGGCCCGCTGATGGTGTGGGACGCGGACGGCGCGCCCGTCACGATCCGTGGGCTGAAGGTCCGCGCTCTCCTGGCCGACCTGCTCCTGCACGAGGGCCGCCCGGTGTCGGCCGACCGGCTGGTCGACGACCTGTGGGGAGACGACGCCCCCGCCAATCCATCGGCCACGCTGCAGGTCAGGGTCTCGCAGCTGCGCAAGGCGCTGGGCGATCGGAACCTGGTGGCGCACCGGCCCGCGGGCTACCTGCTGCAGGTGGAGGCGGACGCCGTGGACGCGCGCCGGTTCACCGAGCTCACCAAGCAGGCCCAAGCGGCGAAAGACCCGGGAACGCGGGCCGCGCTGCTGGCCGACGCGCTGGCCCTGTGGCGGGGCCCGGCGTTCGCCGATTTCGCCGACGAGGAGTTCGCCAGGGCGGCGATCGCCCGGCTGGAGGAGCAGCGCCTGGCCGCCGTGGAAGCGCACGCCGAGGCCCGGCTGCAGCTGGGAGAACACGCCCTGCTCGCCGGGGAGCTGGCCGACCTGGTGGCGCGACATCCGCTTCGTGAGCGACTGCGTGCCGTACACCTGAAGGCCCTGTATCGGGCCGGACGGCAGAGCGAGGCGCTGTACAGCTACGCCGACCTGCGCGAACGGCTCGGCGAGGAGCTCGGCCTGGACCCCAGCCCCGAGCTGGCCGAGTTGCAGCGGGCCATCCTCGCCCAGGACCCTGACCTCGCTCCAGCATTGCGGCACGCCACCAACTTGCCCGCTCCGCTCACCGAGCTGATCGGACGGGACGAGTCATTGGCCGCGGTATCCGCACAGCTCGGGACGAATCGGCTGGTGACGCTCTGCGGGTCCGGCGGGGTGGGCAAGACGCGGCTGGCCGTGGAGACGGCGGGCCGGCTGGTCTCCGCCCACGCCGACGGCGTCTGGCTGGTCGAGCTGGCCTCCATGCCCCGGTCCGGCGAGGTGGCCGAGCTCGTGATGGCGGTCATGGAGATCCGCGACCCGGGCGGCGAGCCGCTCTCGGCACGCGACCGGCTGGCGCGTGCGCTGCGCAACCGGCAGGTGCTGCTGGTGCTGGACAACTGCGAGCACGTCGTGGAACAGGTGGCGGATCTGGCGGAGGCGCTGCTGCGGGCCGCGCCGGCACTCCGAATCCTGGCGACGAGCAGGGAGCCGCTGGCGCTGCCTGGCGAGGTGGTGTGGAACGTGCCGCCGCTGGAGCAGGACAGCGCGGTCCGGTTGTTCGCGGCCAGGGCGGCGGCCGCACAGAGCGATTTCCGGCTCGACGACTCGACCGCCCCCGCCGTCTCGTTGCTGTGCAAGCGGCTGGACGGGATCCCGCTGGCGCTGGAGCTGGCCGCCACCAGGGTGCGGGCGCTGGGCGTGGACGGCCTGGTGGACCGGCTGGACGACCGCTTCAGGCTGCTGGCGACCGGGCATCGGGGTGCGCCTCCCCGCCAGAAGACGCTGACCGCCATGATCGACTGGAGTTGGGAGCTACTGACCGAGCAGGAGCGGCTCGTGCTGCGCCGCCTGGCCGTACACGCCGACGGGTGCATCCTGGAGGCGGCGGAGGCCGTGTGCCCCGGCGACGGCGTGGCCGCCGATGACGTCCTCGACCTGCTCGCCCGCCTCGTCGACAGGTCGCTGGTGGCCAGGGCGGGAAACCGGTTCCGCCTGCTGGAGTCCGTCGCCGCTTACTGCGTGGAACGCATGCGAGAGGCGGGCGACCTGAATGAGGTACGGCACCGTCACCATGCTTATTACACCGATCTCGCTGAACGAGCCGCCCCCCATCTCTACGGCCCCAACCAGCGCCAGTGGCTCGGCCTGCTCGACGCGGAGGCCGCCAACCTCCGCGCCGTCGTGGACGGCGCTCACCCGGACCTGACCCTCCGTCTCGCCAATGCCCTCACCTGGTACTGGTACCTCCGCGGTCGCCTGACCGAAGCCAGTCGCTCACTCGAAACCGCCCTCACCGCGGCGGGTGGCGGGGTGCGGTCTGTGGCGATGGCGTGGCTTATGGGCATCTCCGTTCTGAAGGGCGGGGGTGCCGAGTGGGTGGCACGCCGGGAGCAGGCAGCGGAGGTGTTCGCCGGAGAGCTGGGCGAGCGGGCCAGGGCCGCGTGGTTCCTGGCCCTCGCGCTGGTGAACCTGGGTGAGATGGAAGCCGCTGAAGACCTGCTCGACAGGGCTCTGGAGGCCCTGCGCGCCGCGGGCGACCGGTGGGGCGAGGCGGCGGCGCTGAGCACTCGCGCCCAGTTCGCGCACGTACGCGGCGACCTGACCACACTCGAGCGGGCAGCGACCAGAAGCGCGGAGCTGTTCACCGAACTCGGCGATCGATGGGGCCAACTGCAGGCATCGGGCTGGCTGGGCGGCCTGGCAGAGCTGACCGGCGACAACGACCGCGCCGCCAGGCTGCACGGGGAAGGCGTGCACATGGCGGAGGAGCTGGGCCTGTGGCCGGAGGTCAGCGGTCAACTGGCCTGGCTCGGCTGGACCCATGTGCAACTGGGCGACTACGCGAAGGCCTGGAAGCTGTGCGAGCGCGCCCTCCGCCTCGCCACGGAGCAGGACTACGCGGGCGGCGAGATCCTCGCCGAGATCGGCCTCGGCTACGCCGCCCGCAGGCAGGGCGAGCTCGATCTCGCCGAGGAACACCTCGGCAACCTGGTACGGCGGGCGAAGTCAGGAGGCGGCGCCGAGCCCCTGTACCTCTCGATGGTCCTGGTCGAACTGGGCTTCACCGCCGAGGAACGCGGCGACGCCGAGGCCGCCCGCGCCCTGCACCTGGAGGCGTACAGCGCGGCACGCAAGCTCGACGCCCCGCACAGCGCGATCTCCGCCACGGTGGGCCTGGCCGGGGCCGTGGCCCTCGCGGGCGCCCACGCCCACGCCGCCCGGCTCCTCGGCGCGGCTGCTGCGTCCCGCGAGGCCACCGCCCTCCCGCAGTCCCCAGCGGAACGTGCCGACGCCGACAGAATCGCCGCAACCTGTCGCCAGATCCTGGGCGAAGAGATCTTCACCACTGAATACACCGCCGGCCGCCACCAGACCCTGGACGAGACGATCACATGA
- a CDS encoding neutral zinc metallopeptidase, giving the protein MNEKQRLMLLGPAFLAALAYGSPALAAETPTESESTAAPATESRTGTGTGARPTEPDPADQSSDSESQSSDSESQSSDSESAPDSAPGSTGPTAGEEPSELTILEQPGESTSIPQTRLRMGKNERDAVQIVSSFWEKNITGRYKPPTVWGPYHPADPPMCGDERLKPNNVYYCSSDDYIAWDKNYIKGNPERDGNTFPYVAIAHEWGHAIQEQLRPHQRAQMGYRYELQADCFAGAALIGSLYQGRLDWDRRDPERIANALESISDDLPEANIDHHGTAEQRIDAFERGKQGTQACLAKQP; this is encoded by the coding sequence ATGAACGAGAAGCAACGGCTCATGTTGCTCGGCCCGGCATTTCTTGCCGCTCTCGCTTATGGGTCACCGGCGCTGGCCGCCGAAACGCCCACCGAATCCGAATCCACAGCCGCACCCGCTACGGAAAGCCGGACAGGGACGGGTACGGGGGCGAGGCCGACCGAACCCGACCCCGCAGACCAGTCCAGCGACTCGGAGTCCCAGTCCAGCGACTCGGAATCCCAGTCCAGCGACTCGGAATCGGCTCCGGACTCGGCTCCCGGCTCCACCGGCCCCACCGCCGGCGAGGAACCGTCCGAGCTGACGATCCTGGAGCAGCCCGGCGAGTCCACGTCCATTCCACAGACGCGCCTCCGTATGGGCAAAAACGAAAGGGACGCGGTGCAGATCGTCAGCTCGTTCTGGGAGAAAAACATCACCGGCCGGTACAAGCCTCCCACGGTGTGGGGCCCGTACCATCCCGCTGATCCGCCCATGTGCGGTGACGAGCGGCTGAAGCCGAACAACGTTTATTACTGCTCCTCGGACGACTACATCGCCTGGGACAAGAACTACATCAAAGGAAACCCGGAGCGGGACGGAAACACCTTTCCCTACGTGGCGATTGCTCACGAATGGGGACACGCCATCCAGGAGCAGCTCCGCCCGCACCAGAGAGCCCAGATGGGCTACCGCTACGAGCTCCAGGCTGACTGCTTCGCCGGCGCGGCACTCATCGGATCCCTCTATCAGGGTCGACTCGACTGGGATCGCAGAGATCCAGAGAGGATTGCCAACGCTCTCGAAAGCATCTCCGACGATCTTCCCGAAGCGAACATAGATCATCACGGCACTGCTGAACAGCGCATCGACGCGTTCGAGCGCGGTAAGCAAGGCACCCAAGCCTGCCTCGCCAAGCAGCCCTAA
- a CDS encoding CAP domain-containing protein, with the protein MTNIERAKGGCKPLTHDPQLRAAAFGHSDDMAKNNYFSHQSKDGRSFVDRIRGAGFTGGSGWAENIAKGQSNAASVVQSWMNSPGHRNNVMNCAYTLIGVGLAKNSGGTNHWTQVFAAK; encoded by the coding sequence CTGACCAACATCGAGCGAGCCAAGGGCGGCTGTAAGCCGCTCACCCACGACCCGCAGCTGCGCGCCGCCGCTTTCGGCCACTCCGACGACATGGCCAAGAACAACTACTTCAGCCACCAATCCAAGGACGGCCGCAGCTTTGTGGACCGCATCAGGGGAGCCGGGTTCACCGGAGGATCGGGCTGGGCGGAGAACATCGCCAAGGGCCAGTCGAACGCGGCCTCGGTGGTCCAGAGCTGGATGAACAGCCCTGGTCACCGCAACAACGTCATGAACTGCGCCTACACCCTGATCGGTGTCGGCCTGGCCAAGAATTCCGGCGGGACGAACCACTGGACGCAGGTCTTCGCCGCCAAGTAG
- a CDS encoding trypsin-like serine peptidase yields MNRILAAGGVLATAGLLSSALIAPAQAAPEGAPASGEPVAAKDAYEVVSFWLASNGKALKDSEEYHPDYKVNTHTARLKSTGAPAADGRPGVIPAIGDEKTKTARSRNINLPKTVGKVFFVRDGKLYWCSATSVQSRYRNLVATAGHCAYNTVDDGHVLDHWVFVPGYYQGKAPWGIYAAKQAFTHYDFDVYEDFDRDYAFVSVYNGLKVKLVGKGSKAEYDAYLGPKWTYNGQWHYAVLEDAGRLGDAVGGQGFAYNITPGKKVYVFGYPAGEHPDGDKPYTGLTPKWFYGTTGKTVTDAALKIEEQIALKGAATYGFDGGPWLLKYSNNKRLGYVNGVTSTFIDADKNGRYDQIGSPFFDGETYKIYTSAANVWSGSILPKDPKMPNPRPTEGSPTPPAPSSSPTKTPTAPPPSSGTVGTAERTRSSA; encoded by the coding sequence TTGAACCGCATCCTCGCTGCCGGCGGCGTCCTCGCCACCGCCGGCCTCCTGTCCTCGGCACTCATAGCCCCGGCTCAGGCCGCTCCCGAAGGAGCACCCGCGTCCGGTGAGCCGGTCGCCGCCAAGGACGCGTACGAGGTCGTCTCGTTCTGGCTGGCGAGCAACGGTAAGGCCCTGAAGGACTCTGAGGAGTACCACCCGGACTACAAGGTCAACACCCACACCGCTCGCCTGAAGTCCACGGGTGCTCCCGCCGCCGATGGCAGGCCGGGTGTCATCCCCGCGATCGGCGACGAGAAGACGAAGACCGCCAGGTCCAGGAACATCAACCTGCCCAAGACCGTGGGCAAGGTGTTCTTCGTCCGTGACGGCAAGCTGTACTGGTGCTCGGCCACCTCGGTGCAGTCCAGGTACCGCAACCTGGTCGCCACGGCCGGCCACTGCGCCTACAACACCGTCGACGACGGCCACGTCCTGGACCACTGGGTGTTCGTCCCCGGCTACTACCAGGGCAAGGCCCCGTGGGGCATTTATGCCGCCAAGCAGGCCTTCACCCACTACGACTTCGACGTCTATGAGGACTTCGACCGCGACTACGCCTTCGTCTCGGTCTACAACGGCCTCAAGGTCAAGCTGGTCGGCAAGGGCAGCAAGGCGGAGTACGACGCCTACCTCGGTCCGAAGTGGACCTACAACGGCCAGTGGCACTACGCCGTCCTGGAGGACGCCGGGCGTCTCGGCGACGCCGTCGGCGGTCAGGGGTTCGCCTACAACATCACGCCGGGCAAGAAGGTCTACGTGTTCGGCTACCCGGCCGGCGAGCACCCCGACGGCGACAAGCCCTACACCGGCCTCACCCCGAAGTGGTTCTACGGCACGACCGGCAAGACCGTGACCGACGCCGCCCTGAAGATCGAAGAGCAGATCGCGCTCAAGGGCGCGGCCACCTACGGCTTCGACGGAGGCCCCTGGCTGCTGAAGTACAGCAACAACAAGCGCCTCGGCTACGTTAACGGCGTCACCTCCACCTTCATCGACGCCGACAAGAACGGCCGCTACGACCAGATCGGCTCCCCGTTCTTCGACGGAGAGACCTACAAGATCTACACCTCCGCCGCCAACGTCTGGTCCGGCAGCATCCTGCCCAAGGACCCGAAGATGCCGAACCCGAGGCCCACCGAGGGATCCCCCACGCCACCGGCGCCGTCATCCAGCCCCACCAAGACGCCCACGGCGCCCCCGCCATCATCGGGAACGGTCGGCACGGCAGAGAGAACGAGGTCGTCCGCCTGA
- a CDS encoding glycoside hydrolase family 20 zincin-like fold domain-containing protein, translating into MPVSAAGSGSPTSGISLLLGGADASMGSQGYQLDVTSGAVVIPAQTTIGLFNGVQTLRQLLPADIESSTVRPGPWVVPGGHIVDYPRFTYRGDDARRRPALPPGPRLVNVATDASLSIG; encoded by the coding sequence CTGCCGGTCTCGGCCGCCGGTTCCGGCTCTCCCACCAGTGGCATCTCGCTCCTCCTCGGTGGCGCGGACGCGAGTATGGGATCACAGGGTTACCAGCTCGATGTCACCTCTGGCGCGGTGGTGATCCCCGCGCAGACGACCATCGGGCTCTTCAACGGGGTGCAGACCTTGCGGCAGCTCCTGCCTGCGGACATCGAGAGCTCGACCGTGCGCCCCGGTCCGTGGGTCGTGCCGGGCGGCCACATCGTGGACTACCCCCGCTTCACCTACCGGGGGGATGATGCTCGACGTCGCCCGGCACTTCCTCCCGGCCCCCGCCTGGTCAACGTCGCCACGGACGCGTCGCTGTCGATCGGCTAG
- a CDS encoding ThuA domain-containing protein, which produces MRRMAILTGAVLLAGALLTAPAQAEPYKILVFSKTAGFRHDSIPAGVQAIRDLGAGNGFTVNHTEDGAAFTASNLAQYKAVVFLNTTGDVLNATQQTAFESYIKGGGGFAGVHSAADTEYDWPFYGGLVGAYFRSHPATQQAQVKVEDRAHASTGHLPATWTRTDEWYNYRTNPRPDLHVLATLDEGSYSGGDMGDHPTSWCQPYQGGRSWYTGGGHTIASYGEPAFRTHLLGGIHYAAGVSKADCRPENDYTRLLDTTTGWKQAGPGGFAYADGTLSSSGGMGLYWYQAREFSSYSLKLDWKLTGDDNSGVFIGFPAGDDPWSAVNNGYEVQIDATDAPDKTTGAIYGFKEPDIAARDTALNPPGEWNTFELLVQGERLQVFLNGVKINDFTNTDPARSLAQGHIGLQNHGDADHVSFRNVRIKAAGSGPRQGQITGVGGKCVDVNGANPADGTKIQLWTCNGTAAQAWTLPGDGTIRALGKCMDVKGGATANGTPVQVWTCNGADAQKWTAQANGSLRNPQSNRCLDASGGSSADGTQLIIWDCHSGFNQKWTLP; this is translated from the coding sequence ATGAGACGCATGGCAATCCTGACCGGCGCAGTCCTGCTGGCCGGCGCCCTGCTCACTGCTCCAGCGCAGGCGGAGCCGTACAAGATCCTGGTCTTCTCCAAAACGGCGGGGTTCCGGCACGACTCGATCCCCGCCGGCGTACAGGCGATCCGCGACCTCGGCGCAGGCAACGGCTTCACCGTGAATCACACCGAGGACGGCGCCGCCTTCACCGCGTCCAACCTGGCGCAGTACAAGGCGGTGGTGTTCCTCAACACCACCGGCGACGTGCTGAACGCCACCCAGCAGACGGCCTTCGAGAGTTACATCAAGGGAGGCGGCGGGTTCGCCGGTGTGCACTCGGCCGCCGACACCGAGTACGACTGGCCCTTCTACGGCGGCCTGGTCGGCGCGTACTTCCGCAGCCACCCGGCGACCCAGCAGGCCCAGGTGAAGGTGGAAGATCGCGCCCACGCCTCCACCGGGCATCTGCCCGCGACCTGGACCAGGACCGACGAGTGGTACAACTACCGCACCAACCCTCGCCCGGACCTGCACGTGCTCGCCACCCTGGACGAGGGCAGCTACTCCGGCGGCGACATGGGCGACCACCCGACCTCCTGGTGCCAGCCGTACCAGGGTGGGCGTTCCTGGTACACCGGTGGCGGGCACACCATCGCCTCCTACGGCGAGCCCGCCTTCCGCACCCACCTGCTCGGCGGCATCCACTACGCTGCGGGCGTCTCCAAGGCCGACTGCCGACCGGAGAACGACTACACGAGGCTGCTCGACACCACCACCGGATGGAAGCAGGCCGGCCCCGGCGGGTTCGCCTACGCCGACGGAACGCTGAGCTCCTCCGGCGGAATGGGCCTGTACTGGTACCAGGCTCGGGAGTTCAGCTCCTACTCGCTCAAGCTGGACTGGAAGCTCACCGGCGACGACAACTCCGGCGTCTTCATTGGCTTCCCTGCCGGCGACGACCCGTGGTCGGCGGTGAACAACGGCTACGAAGTGCAGATCGACGCCACCGACGCGCCAGACAAGACCACCGGCGCGATTTACGGGTTCAAGGAGCCGGACATCGCCGCCAGGGACACGGCCCTGAACCCGCCAGGGGAGTGGAACACCTTCGAACTGCTCGTCCAGGGCGAACGGCTGCAGGTCTTCCTCAACGGCGTGAAGATCAACGATTTCACCAACACCGATCCGGCCCGCAGCCTCGCCCAGGGACACATCGGGCTGCAGAACCACGGCGACGCCGATCACGTGTCGTTCCGCAACGTGCGGATCAAGGCAGCGGGATCCGGTCCTCGCCAGGGGCAGATCACCGGCGTCGGCGGCAAGTGCGTCGACGTCAACGGGGCCAATCCGGCGGACGGCACGAAGATCCAGCTGTGGACCTGCAACGGCACGGCGGCGCAGGCGTGGACGCTGCCGGGTGACGGCACGATCAGGGCGCTGGGCAAGTGCATGGACGTCAAGGGTGGAGCGACCGCCAACGGGACCCCCGTCCAGGTGTGGACGTGCAACGGCGCCGATGCTCAGAAGTGGACGGCCCAGGCCAACGGGTCGCTGCGCAACCCGCAGTCGAACCGCTGCCTGGACGCCTCCGGCGGCTCCAGCGCCGACGGCACCCAGCTCATCATTTGGGACTGCCACAGCGGGTTCAACCAGAAGTGGACCCTGCCCTGA